Proteins from a single region of Synergistaceae bacterium:
- the miaA gene encoding tRNA (adenosine(37)-N6)-dimethylallyltransferase MiaA — protein MNRQPVVALIGSTAVGKTALSLSVAEKLNAEIISVDSRQVYRYMDVGTDKVSQSFRREIPHHMIDIADPDEKFTVSDFAEEASQAVNRICTRGKVPLFVGGTPFYYNALFHASLNQDLPSDNEVREKYEALANSQGAELLHMRLSEVDPATAEKLHKNDIQRVTRALEIWDLTGKAPSQLYNEGTKRDYGFDVLYIGLSRSRDELFSRIAIRLEQEFNSGFPEEVEWLINNGFDERFTPLKGLGYHELIDYHRGKMTLDQALENSIARTKAFCRRQQTWFKKFEPAVWFNMSESNHEQEIINLALNHIHKGDSPE, from the coding sequence ATGAATCGCCAGCCAGTGGTAGCTTTAATAGGTTCTACAGCTGTAGGAAAAACGGCTTTAAGTTTATCTGTCGCAGAAAAATTGAATGCAGAAATTATTTCAGTTGATTCGCGTCAAGTTTATAGATACATGGACGTGGGAACTGATAAAGTTTCGCAGTCTTTTCGGCGTGAAATACCTCATCACATGATAGACATAGCAGATCCCGACGAAAAATTTACAGTTTCAGATTTTGCGGAAGAAGCCTCACAAGCAGTCAACAGAATCTGTACGCGAGGTAAAGTGCCTTTATTCGTGGGCGGGACTCCTTTCTATTACAATGCGTTATTTCATGCGAGCTTGAATCAAGATCTGCCGTCAGATAATGAAGTCCGCGAAAAATACGAAGCTCTTGCAAATTCTCAGGGAGCCGAATTACTGCACATGAGATTATCAGAAGTCGACCCGGCAACAGCAGAAAAATTACACAAAAACGATATTCAGAGAGTAACCCGTGCGCTTGAAATATGGGACTTGACCGGCAAAGCACCTTCACAGTTATACAATGAAGGCACAAAACGTGATTACGGCTTTGATGTGCTTTATATCGGGCTGTCTCGTTCGCGCGATGAATTATTTTCACGCATAGCAATAAGGCTCGAACAGGAATTTAATTCGGGATTCCCTGAAGAAGTCGAGTGGCTGATTAATAACGGCTTTGACGAAAGATTTACACCGTTAAAAGGCTTGGGCTATCATGAATTAATCGACTATCACAGGGGCAAAATGACTCTCGATCAAGCACTCGAAAATTCAATAGCGCGCACTAAAGCATTTTGCAGACGGCAGCAGACGTGGTTTAAAAAATTTGAGCCCGCAGTCTGGTTCAACATGTCAGAGTCAAATCACGAGCAGGAAATTATAAATCTCGCGTTAAATCACATTCACAAAGGAGACTCGCCCGAATGA
- the ispH gene encoding 4-hydroxy-3-methylbut-2-enyl diphosphate reductase: MKIIMADHAGFCFGVKRAVDAIENALHDNKEVWTIGLPIHNPQEVARLESMGLRVAKDSSEIPSGAKVLIRAHGEALNVIENLQSRNIEVIDMTCPFVKKAQDLARELSRENYHVVLLGDKNHPEIIGIVGHIEDSKNYEVIANESEAQKISSHHKIALISQTTQREERLANVAAILTGKTQQLHVCNTICKATSERQESARSLVKNNNVDGVILIGGKTSANTSKLRDIIESEGVNVLWLEDECELMQNINWFADKNVIGIAAGASTPAWLIDKIKFSIAETKAVKGV; the protein is encoded by the coding sequence ATGAAAATAATTATGGCAGATCACGCCGGTTTTTGTTTCGGTGTAAAGCGGGCCGTTGACGCAATAGAAAACGCCTTGCATGACAATAAAGAAGTATGGACGATAGGTCTTCCGATTCATAATCCGCAGGAAGTTGCAAGACTTGAGTCAATGGGTCTGCGTGTTGCAAAGGATTCGAGCGAAATACCTTCAGGCGCAAAAGTTTTGATACGAGCTCACGGTGAAGCATTGAACGTGATAGAAAATTTGCAGTCCCGAAATATTGAAGTAATTGACATGACATGCCCGTTTGTAAAGAAAGCTCAAGACTTAGCACGGGAATTATCGCGCGAAAATTATCATGTTGTATTATTAGGCGACAAGAATCACCCGGAAATTATCGGCATTGTCGGACATATCGAGGACTCAAAAAATTATGAAGTAATAGCTAATGAGTCAGAAGCGCAAAAAATTTCGTCTCATCACAAAATTGCGTTAATCTCACAGACGACTCAGCGTGAAGAACGACTCGCAAATGTTGCAGCCATTCTCACGGGAAAGACTCAGCAGTTACACGTTTGCAATACAATTTGTAAAGCTACGTCAGAGAGACAGGAGTCAGCGCGTTCACTCGTGAAAAATAACAACGTCGACGGAGTAATCTTAATCGGAGGCAAAACAAGCGCGAATACAAGCAAATTGCGCGATATAATCGAGTCGGAGGGCGTAAATGTCTTATGGCTCGAAGATGAATGCGAACTAATGCAAAATATAAACTGGTTCGCCGATAAAAACGTGATTGGTATAGCCGCAGGAGCAAGCACTCCCGCATGGCTTATCGATAAAATAAAATTTAGTATTGCGGAAACAAAGGCAGTCAAGGGGGTTTGA
- a CDS encoding S1 RNA-binding domain-containing protein, producing MDQQEVFEHQESTEATTAAPDVTAQTQDNQAEKEPETMQELWDQYGSTGGRFHKGKICTGTIVSKNEAGWLVNIGFKCEGLLPEKEYTNHSLIENGEEPKPGDQIEVEITNIRDGEEAQLTLSRWRHEFEKRWAALEAKIAESPSMQVKGVSRVKGGLMVDCCGLEGFIPISHLTITGKGVNPANFVGHNLTVKVLDHDRRKHRLVFSRKELLEQAENERKAKFYDRVHEGDVLEGEVSSLTDFGVFVNLGEMDGLVHVTELTWKRNIKIREMFKKGDKVTVKVIGIDKENDRISLSIKQVTGDPWNTVSERIHVGDVMKGVVTNLTEFGAFVELEPGIEGLVHVGDISWTRIKRPRDVLKRGQEVDVLVLEVDTEKKRISLGCKQLNDPWSNITERYQPGQDIKVKVVRLADFGAFVEVEEGVEALIHISQISRKRIEKPGDVLSEGQEVETRILEINPEQRRMRLSMSELEPEPEPEPVPVQEEKEIRPERTERPDQPKRGEKREKRGKSRARALKESAGYEDDEEGVVYNPFAEAFKGADWN from the coding sequence ATGGATCAGCAGGAAGTTTTTGAGCATCAGGAATCAACAGAAGCAACAACAGCAGCACCTGATGTAACAGCGCAGACACAGGACAATCAGGCAGAAAAAGAGCCTGAAACAATGCAGGAGCTTTGGGATCAGTACGGAAGCACCGGCGGCCGCTTTCACAAGGGTAAAATTTGCACGGGAACAATAGTCAGCAAGAACGAAGCAGGCTGGCTCGTCAACATAGGTTTCAAGTGCGAGGGCTTATTACCTGAGAAAGAGTACACGAATCATTCTTTAATCGAAAACGGCGAGGAACCCAAACCGGGAGATCAAATCGAGGTCGAAATCACGAACATTCGCGACGGTGAAGAAGCACAATTAACTCTAAGCCGATGGAGACACGAATTTGAAAAACGCTGGGCAGCACTTGAAGCAAAAATTGCAGAGAGTCCTTCAATGCAGGTTAAAGGCGTAAGCAGAGTCAAAGGCGGTCTCATGGTTGATTGCTGCGGGCTTGAGGGCTTTATACCTATTTCGCATTTAACTATTACGGGAAAAGGCGTAAACCCTGCAAATTTTGTCGGTCATAATCTCACTGTCAAAGTATTAGACCATGACAGACGCAAGCACAGACTCGTTTTCTCACGAAAAGAATTACTCGAACAGGCAGAGAACGAACGCAAAGCAAAATTTTATGACCGCGTTCATGAAGGCGATGTGCTTGAGGGTGAAGTCAGCAGCTTGACAGATTTCGGCGTATTCGTGAATCTCGGCGAGATGGACGGGCTTGTTCATGTAACGGAGCTTACTTGGAAACGTAATATCAAGATTCGCGAAATGTTCAAGAAGGGCGACAAAGTTACTGTTAAAGTTATCGGCATTGACAAGGAAAACGATAGAATTTCCCTGAGCATTAAGCAGGTAACCGGAGATCCTTGGAACACAGTGAGCGAAAGGATTCACGTCGGCGATGTCATGAAAGGTGTAGTAACTAATTTGACGGAGTTCGGCGCATTCGTTGAGCTTGAACCGGGAATCGAGGGGCTTGTACATGTCGGCGATATAAGCTGGACCAGAATTAAGAGACCTCGCGACGTATTGAAACGCGGTCAAGAAGTTGATGTGTTAGTGCTTGAAGTCGACACGGAGAAAAAACGTATCAGTCTCGGCTGCAAACAGCTTAATGATCCGTGGAGCAACATAACTGAACGCTATCAGCCCGGCCAAGACATAAAAGTTAAAGTTGTAAGACTCGCAGATTTCGGCGCATTCGTTGAAGTTGAAGAAGGAGTCGAGGCTTTAATTCATATTTCGCAGATAAGCCGCAAGAGAATCGAGAAACCCGGCGATGTTTTGAGCGAAGGTCAGGAAGTTGAGACGAGAATCCTCGAAATTAACCCGGAACAGCGCAGAATGAGATTATCAATGAGCGAGCTTGAACCAGAACCAGAACCAGAGCCCGTACCAGTTCAGGAAGAGAAAGAAATCAGACCTGAGCGCACCGAACGTCCCGACCAGCCCAAACGCGGAGAAAAACGCGAAAAACGCGGCAAATCACGCGCAAGAGCATTAAAAGAGTCAGCAGGCTATGAAGACGACGAAGAGGGAGTTGTATATAATCCGTTCGCAGAAGCCTTCAAGGGTGCAGACTGGAAT